A stretch of DNA from Aerosakkonema funiforme FACHB-1375:
TTTGCCATCTGCAATTTAAAATTTGAAATTTTTCGATCGGCAATAACTCCACTATTTTAACGCTTGGAGTACTGAGGTGCTTTGCGAGCTTTATGCAAACCGTATTTCTTGCGTTCTTTCGCCCGTGGGTCGCGGGTGAGATAACCTTCAGTTTTCAGGGGCTTGCGGTTATCTGGGTCTAATTGACACAGAGCTCTAGCTACTCCCAAACGAATCGCATCAGCTTGTCCCGCCACTCCGCCACCGTGGGCGTTGACCAGGATATCGTATTCATTTTCCAATCCCAGCGTTTCTAAGGGAGCTTTAACGGCGGAAAGGAAACCTGTATTGAACTGGAGGTAAAGATCTCCAGCTTTTTGATTGATTAGTATTTGACCGTTACCGGGAACGAGGCGCACTCTAGCTACAGCAGATTTGCGACGACCGGTGCCCCAGTACATAACGCGATCGCTAGTTTCAGTTGCTTGCATTAATCTTCTCCTGGAATAGTGTTAACTTTCAACTCTTGAGGTTTTTGTGCTTGGTGAGGATGGTCGGGGCCAGTGTACACTTTTAGCTTAGTAAACAAGCTTCTGCCTAGAGAATTTTTGGGCAGCATCCCGCGTACAGCGTGTTCGATAATCCTTTCTGGCAAACGGGCTTGCAGTTGGGCAAAATTTTCCGTCTTCATCCCACCCGGTCTGCCGGAATTGCGGCGGTACACTTTCTGAGTGCGTTTTTTGCCGGTGACCGTGACCTTCTCGGCGTTAACTACAATCACAAAATCACCTGTATCCAGATGAGGTGTGTAGTGGGGTTTGTTTTTTCCTCTCAGAACTATCGCAATTTCGCTGGCGAGTCTTCCCAAGCGCTGATTGGCGGCATCTACCACGTACCACTGGCGCTCTGAGGTATTTTGAGGAGGTAGATAGGTTTTTTCCATAGTTTATTTGTGGGTTGTCAGTTGTGAGTTGTCATTTGTCATTTGTCGGTAGTTTTTCTGCTAATGACCGAGACTGATGACTATTGACTGAATAAAAATTTGGGTTGTTTATCGAACCAGATTTCTGGAGGAAAGGGGAATTCTGGATAACCTACGCGCAACAGACACAACCCATGAGCTGGTGCGGCGTACTTTACTTCGTTACGAAGTTGGTTAACCCAAAGATTGGTGAAGTTATCGAGCGATCTTTCGCCTCGACCCACTTGCACCAGCAATCCCACCAGCAGCCTTACCATACCGTACAAAAATCCATTCGCTTGCACCTCCATGTAAACGAATGGCCCTTCGCGATATGTTTGTGCTTCCTGCACTTCTACCCAGGAATGAGCCCGACCGGAATTAGAGCGGTGAAAAGCAGCCAAATCGTGCTTGCCAATTAAAGGGTTGAGGGCTGCTTGCATTGCTCGTTCGTCCAGCGGCGCATAATAATAATGCCAAGCAAAGGGACGCACGAACAAGTTGGGTTGGCGATCGGTGTAGATAGTATAACGATAGCGGCGATAGCTAGCGGAAAAGCGGGCGTGCCAAGTAGGGCTTACCTCAGCCGAAGCCAGAATCAATATATCCTTTGGCAGCTGAGTATTGAGAATTGTCGCCCACTTTTCTGGTGGGATAGTACCCGTAGCTTCAAAATGAGCCACTTGGGCAGCTGCGTGAACCCCAGAATCGGTTCTTCCCGCACCGTACAGCGTTACCGATCTATTCATAATTTCAGAAAGAACTTTTTCAATTTCTTCCTGTACCGATCGGTGTTTGGGCTGTCGTTGCCATCCATGAAAATGAGTGCCCAAGTATTGAATCACCAGGGCAACTCGCTGCGACGATTTTAGATTTTCGATTTGCGATTGAGGATGTGTCATCGATCTCAAAATCTAAAATCCTCATCAATCAGACCAGTTCGATAATTGCCATTTCCGCATTATCCCCTCGGCGTCTGACGGTGCGGAGGATGCGGGTATATCCGCCCTGACGGTTGCCGTAGCGTTCGCCTACCTGTTCAAACAGCGCGTGAACCAACTGTTTATCGTAAAGATAGCCGATTGCTTGACGACGAGCTGCCAGAGTGCCATCTTTGGCCAAGGTAATTATCCTGTCTGCTTCCGAACGAACTGCTTTTGCCCTTGCTTTAGTGGTCTGAATCCGACCGTGACGCAATAATTGAGTTGTCAGAGCTCTGAGGAGAGCCCGACGCTGGTCGGCTGGCTTGCCGAGTTGAGGAACACGACGTCCGTGACGCATAACACTTCCTTTGTACCTGAATTAACGCAACACTCAATTATTAGATGAAATCATCCGTTTGATTTGGCAGACTTTTCTGCTGGCAATGTGATTCCCAATCGTCGCTGTAAAGCTTCGATTACTTCTTCCGCAGACTTCTGACCGAAGTTTTTGATTTCCAGTAAGTCTTCTTGCGTGTAATCCAACAAGTCGGCTACTGAGTTAATCTGAGCCCGCTTCAGACAGTTATAAGCCCGCACCGATAGTTGCAATTCCTCGATCGGAATCTGGCTGGTGGGGTCTTCGTCGTCTGATTTATCTGTGTCTATGGGTTGCAGATTCATGTTTGTCAGCGGGTTGAACAAATCCACTAGGATACCCGCTGCTTGCGATAGTGCTTCTTGGGGTGAAATACTGCCATTCGTCCAGATTTCCATGAGCAGTCGGTCTTTTTCTGCCGCACCATCACCGCGAATTTCTTCTACGCTGTAGTTGACTTTGCGAACCGGCATAAAAATGGCGTCAATCTGGAGAAAGTCTAAAGCAGCTGCTTCATCGTGCCCGCGATCGACCGATCTATAACCCTTACCTGTTTCCAGGCGGAATTCCATTTCCAGCTTAGCCCCTGCTGCCAATGTGGCTACGTACTGACTTGGATCGACTACTTCCACCTGAGAAGGCAAATCGAATTGTGACGCCGTTACCGTACCCGCTCCGGTGGCTACTAATCGGCCTATCTGCGGTTGGGAGTCATGGCTTTTGAAAACTATTTCTTTCATGTTGAGCAGGATCTCCAGCACATCCTCCCGCACTCCTGGAATCGTGGCAAATTCGTGATTGACTCCGGCAATGCGGACGGCAGTAACTGCTGTCCCCGGCAGGTTAGATAGCAGTACTCGTCGCAATGCGTTGCCAACTGTCGTTCCTTGCCCCCGTTCCAGTGGCTCTAGGACAAATTTGCTGTATTGACCGCGATTTTTCTCGATGTTAGACTCGACACATTCAATTTGAAATTGCGCCACGTAACGATCCCCCTTCTTCCTCGATCCGGTGGAAGGCAGCACAAGCAGCCTCCCCTGTTTATTTCTGAGCTGAGTGTTCAGATGACTATTGCCATTGCCACTGTCTCCAGCTAGTGGGTTGGCAATATTTAAGGCAACCCACTCGCCAACTACAAGGATCGGTCTTGGCGACACCAGAGCCGGAAGCAAACCGCAGACCTAACATCGACCAGGCTGACCCTTGTGCTTTAAAACACTACAAAAATTTTGTTGTGTCTAAACGCGGCGACGTTTGGGTGGGCGGCAGCCGTTATGGGGAATCGGAGTAATATCGCGAATCAACGTAATTTCCAGTCCAGCACCCTGAAGCGCTCGAATCGCGGTTTCGCGGCCTGCTCCCGGGCCGCTCACCATTACTTCTATCTGCCGCATTCCCTGGTCGATCGCTCGGCGAGCGGCTCCTTCAGCAGCTGTTTGAGCTGCAAAGGGTGTGCCTTTTTTTGCACCTTTAAAGCCACTAGAACCTGCTGATGCCCAAGAGATTACATCTCCATTCTGATCGCCGATCGTGACAATAGTGTTGTTGAACGTTGACTGGATGTAGGCTACCCCGTTGGGTACGTTTCGCTTTTGCTTTTTTGCACCTGTTTTTCTGGTTGTTTGTCGTTGCGCCATATCGATCTATAAGCTTGGGTTTATCTTGAACAGCAGCTTGTATTGTTGCCTTGGTAATTTTACTTGTGGCTCAATTGAATGCTTACTTCTTCGCAGGTGCCTTTTTCTTACCTGCCACGGTTTGACGTCTACCGCGACGAGTGCGAGCATTAGTACGAGTTCTTTGACCTCTGACTGGAAGCCCCTGACGATGGCGGCGACCTCGGTATGTACCGATGTCGATCAGGCGCTTGATATTCATCGCCTCCAAACGCCTCAGATCGCCTTCCACCTGGTAGTTGGTTTCGACTGCCGATCGCAATGCTGCTACTTCGGCATCGCTGAGATCTTTAACACGAGTGTCCGGATTAATGTTGGTCGCGGCTAAAATTTCCTTAGACCGCGTTAGACCGATTCCGTAAATGTATGTCAGACCGATTTCGACGCGCTTATCGCGCGGAAGGTCTACCCCGGCAATCCTTGCCACGCTTTATCTCTCCCTATTTGTTTCGTTGGTGCTAAAAATTGCAATTGTTTAGTATCCATATGCAATGCTGGATACTGCTGATATGCTAACCCTGGCGTTGCTTGTGCTTAGGGTTAGAGCAGATAACCATAACTCTGCCCCGTCTGCGGATGACGCGGCATTTTTCACACATTTTCCGAACTGATGCTCGAACTTTCATGGCCATTTCGGCTGTACTACAAACTATATATTATATCATTTTTTATCTTATTTGTCAGTTATTTATTTTATCCTAACTAAAGATGGATTTTAATGCCATAACCCCATTTACCTTACATACTTTTTACGGTGGTAAGCCAGGATGGCTTTTGTAAGGTGATAGGGGGTTTACTCTACTTTGACGCCATCTTCTGGCAAGATTTGGATGTAATTACGCCTCATCTTGCCAGAGAAGAGATATACGCCAAAACGTTAAACCGATTATGCAGATTAACGCCAAACAGGGCATTGGGCAGGGACTCACTTACCATGCCCTCCATCTCAATTAGGTCTTGTTTCGACAATTTGCTTTTTCCTTAAAGGTGCGCTTTTTGCTTTAGGTGAGTAAGCGCCGCGATAAGTAATCCGTCCCTTGGTCAAATCGTAAGGGGTTAGTTCTACCTTTACGCGATCGCCCGGCAATATCTTGATGTTATTGCGACGAATTTTGCCAGAGATGTGAGCCAGTACGTTAAACCCGTTATCCAGCTCAACGCGGAACATAGCATTAGGAAGAGACTCGGTAACAGTACCTTCCATTTCAATCAAATCTTGCTTAGACAGTGGATTTTTCCTCAACGCTACATTTTATCGAACAGGTTGGCCGAAATTATCTGCCGCAGACTATTTTAGGCATCTGAGCCCAAACTCCGCCACCCTTTAACATATCTTATCAAAGACTGACAAAATGTGCCTCCGTGAAAGTTATGACACCGAGCGATTTTTTACTGTAAAGCGTTGACTTCAGGGATGCTCTTGCCCATCCGTGAAATCAACGCCCTAATTTTGCAGTAGCTACAGATCGATCGCTTTCTTAATTTCGGTGGTGACCTCTGTCATCGTGCGATCGCCCTCAATAGACACCAGTTGCTGGCGATCTCGATAATAATCGATCAACGGAGCAGTTTGTTCCCGATAAACTTCCAGCCGACGACGAATCACTTCCTCTGTATCGTCAGGACGTCCGCGCCCCAGCAGACGGCGCACCAACACTTCATCCGGTACTTCCAAGTTGACTACGCGATCGCACTTCTGCTTCAGTTGCTCGAGCAGTTCATCCAAAAAGCCGGCTTGGGTGACATTGCGCGGAAAGCCATCTAGAATCCAACCATCCTGAGTATCGCTTTGATTCAGCCGCTCTCGCATCATATCCAGAATCAAGCTATCCGGAACCAACTCGCCTCGTTCTTGGTAAGACTTAGCTTTAGTGCCCAGAGGAGTGCCTTGCGCTACCTCATTTCTTAAAATATCACCCGTCGAGATATGGGGAATAGCACACGAATCGGCCAGCTTCTTAGCCTGAGTTCCCTTACCTGCACCGGGCGGGCCCAGAAAAATCAATCGCGTCACTCTTGTTTCACCATTCCTTCGTATCGCTGGGAGATCACGTAAGTTTGAATTTGTTTCGACGTATCAATTGCTACACCAACAAGAATCAACAGAGAAGTTGCTCCCAGTCCCCTGAACGTTCCCAAATTGGTAGCACTTTCGACTACCGTTGGGATAATTGCCACTGCGCCCAGGAAAATAGCTCCCAAAAGAGTTAGTCTGTTTAAAACCCGTTCCACATACTCGCTGGTAGCTTTACCGGGACGAATACCCGGAATGCTAGAGCCCATTTTCTTGAGATTCTGTGCCAGATCCACAGGATTGACGATCAGAGAAGCATAGAAATAGCTAAAGAAAAGAATTAGGAACAGATAAGCCCCCACATAAATAAGACTGCCAGGGTGGAGATAGGTATTGGCGATTTTATTCAAAGTCTCATTTGGGAATAAATTTGCCAAAGAAGCTGGTAGAAACAGGACAGCAGATGCAAAGATAATCGGCATCACACCACCCTGATTCAATCGCAAAGGCAAATAGCTGCTTCTTTCCAAATACAGCTTACGTCCTACTTGGCGACGTGCGGAAACGATGGGAATTTTGCGGGTTCCTTCCTGTACGAAAACAATACCGACAATCATGACCAGGAAAACCACCAGCAAAATAATTACCTTACCGACAATTTCTCGGCCATCAGCCCGCCCAGCCGCATCTTGAGCTAATGCCAACGTAGCCCCGAAAGACTTGGGTATAACCGCCACAATGTTGAGGAAAATCAAAAGGGAAGCACCGTTACCAACGCCTCGTTCGGTGATCAGCTCGGACACCCACATCACAAACATGGAACCCGCTGTCAGTGCTATCACCGTTTTGGCATAGAAGAAAAACCCCGGATTGGCAGTTTCTGCAAAAGGAGCAACCCAAATAGAAATACCGATACTTTGAATTACCGCCCATCCCAAAGCTACATAGCGAGTAATCTGAGAAATCTTCCGTCGCCCTGCTTCGCCTTCATTTTTCTGCAAATTTTCCAAGCTGGGCAGTGCTGCTGTCAGCAGCTGCATAATAATCGAAGCATTAATGTAGGGCAAGATTCCCAGGGCAAAAATTCCCAAAGCCACTATACCGCCGCCAGAGAAAAGATCCAACAAACCTATTAAAGGACTGTTTTGAACCTGATCTTTAAACGCCTGTATGTTTATTCCCGGTACAGGCAAAAATACTCCCAGGCGCACCAAAATAAGCAAGCCAATTGTCACAAGCAGCCGGCCTCTGAGTCCGGCTGCTTGTGCCATTTGGGCAAAAGTTTCTTGAGCCGTTGGGGTTTTATCTCGACTGATCATAAAGGGTTACCTCTACGCGATCTTGGCACTGGCTGCAATTAAATTAAGGTTAGCCCCGGTTCGCTTCTACAACTTCGCAACTACCACCAGCCGCTTCAATTTTGCTGCGAGCTCCTGCTGTAAAAGCCGCTGCTTTCACTTGCAGCGAGACGTTAAGATTTCCATCTCCTAAAATTTTCAGCGGTCCCTTGTTGCTTGTGACAATACCAGCGCCCAGCAGCGATTCCAGGGTTACCTCAGTATTTGCAGGCAGCGATGCCA
This window harbors:
- the rpsI gene encoding 30S ribosomal protein S9, which produces MQATETSDRVMYWGTGRRKSAVARVRLVPGNGQILINQKAGDLYLQFNTGFLSAVKAPLETLGLENEYDILVNAHGGGVAGQADAIRLGVARALCQLDPDNRKPLKTEGYLTRDPRAKERKKYGLHKARKAPQYSKR
- the rpsK gene encoding 30S ribosomal protein S11 → MAQRQTTRKTGAKKQKRNVPNGVAYIQSTFNNTIVTIGDQNGDVISWASAGSSGFKGAKKGTPFAAQTAAEGAARRAIDQGMRQIEVMVSGPGAGRETAIRALQGAGLEITLIRDITPIPHNGCRPPKRRRV
- a CDS encoding DNA-directed RNA polymerase subunit alpha → MAQFQIECVESNIEKNRGQYSKFVLEPLERGQGTTVGNALRRVLLSNLPGTAVTAVRIAGVNHEFATIPGVREDVLEILLNMKEIVFKSHDSQPQIGRLVATGAGTVTASQFDLPSQVEVVDPSQYVATLAAGAKLEMEFRLETGKGYRSVDRGHDEAAALDFLQIDAIFMPVRKVNYSVEEIRGDGAAEKDRLLMEIWTNGSISPQEALSQAAGILVDLFNPLTNMNLQPIDTDKSDDEDPTSQIPIEELQLSVRAYNCLKRAQINSVADLLDYTQEDLLEIKNFGQKSAEEVIEALQRRLGITLPAEKSAKSNG
- the secY gene encoding preprotein translocase subunit SecY, which translates into the protein MISRDKTPTAQETFAQMAQAAGLRGRLLVTIGLLILVRLGVFLPVPGINIQAFKDQVQNSPLIGLLDLFSGGGIVALGIFALGILPYINASIIMQLLTAALPSLENLQKNEGEAGRRKISQITRYVALGWAVIQSIGISIWVAPFAETANPGFFFYAKTVIALTAGSMFVMWVSELITERGVGNGASLLIFLNIVAVIPKSFGATLALAQDAAGRADGREIVGKVIILLVVFLVMIVGIVFVQEGTRKIPIVSARRQVGRKLYLERSSYLPLRLNQGGVMPIIFASAVLFLPASLANLFPNETLNKIANTYLHPGSLIYVGAYLFLILFFSYFYASLIVNPVDLAQNLKKMGSSIPGIRPGKATSEYVERVLNRLTLLGAIFLGAVAIIPTVVESATNLGTFRGLGATSLLILVGVAIDTSKQIQTYVISQRYEGMVKQE
- a CDS encoding adenylate kinase, whose translation is MTRLIFLGPPGAGKGTQAKKLADSCAIPHISTGDILRNEVAQGTPLGTKAKSYQERGELVPDSLILDMMRERLNQSDTQDGWILDGFPRNVTQAGFLDELLEQLKQKCDRVVNLEVPDEVLVRRLLGRGRPDDTEEVIRRRLEVYREQTAPLIDYYRDRQQLVSIEGDRTMTEVTTEIKKAIDL
- the rpsM gene encoding 30S ribosomal protein S13 → MARIAGVDLPRDKRVEIGLTYIYGIGLTRSKEILAATNINPDTRVKDLSDAEVAALRSAVETNYQVEGDLRRLEAMNIKRLIDIGTYRGRRHRQGLPVRGQRTRTNARTRRGRRQTVAGKKKAPAKK
- the rplM gene encoding 50S ribosomal protein L13 encodes the protein MEKTYLPPQNTSERQWYVVDAANQRLGRLASEIAIVLRGKNKPHYTPHLDTGDFVIVVNAEKVTVTGKKRTQKVYRRNSGRPGGMKTENFAQLQARLPERIIEHAVRGMLPKNSLGRSLFTKLKVYTGPDHPHQAQKPQELKVNTIPGED
- the rpmJ gene encoding 50S ribosomal protein L36, whose product is MKVRASVRKMCEKCRVIRRRGRVMVICSNPKHKQRQG
- the truA gene encoding tRNA pseudouridine(38-40) synthase TruA, which translates into the protein MTHPQSQIENLKSSQRVALVIQYLGTHFHGWQRQPKHRSVQEEIEKVLSEIMNRSVTLYGAGRTDSGVHAAAQVAHFEATGTIPPEKWATILNTQLPKDILILASAEVSPTWHARFSASYRRYRYTIYTDRQPNLFVRPFAWHYYYAPLDERAMQAALNPLIGKHDLAAFHRSNSGRAHSWVEVQEAQTYREGPFVYMEVQANGFLYGMVRLLVGLLVQVGRGERSLDNFTNLWVNQLRNEVKYAAPAHGLCLLRVGYPEFPFPPEIWFDKQPKFLFSQ
- the infA gene encoding translation initiation factor IF-1; the encoded protein is MSKQDLIEMEGTVTESLPNAMFRVELDNGFNVLAHISGKIRRNNIKILPGDRVKVELTPYDLTKGRITYRGAYSPKAKSAPLRKKQIVETRPN
- the rplQ gene encoding 50S ribosomal protein L17 encodes the protein MRHGRRVPQLGKPADQRRALLRALTTQLLRHGRIQTTKARAKAVRSEADRIITLAKDGTLAARRQAIGYLYDKQLVHALFEQVGERYGNRQGGYTRILRTVRRRGDNAEMAIIELV